The following are from one region of the Quercus robur chromosome 1, dhQueRobu3.1, whole genome shotgun sequence genome:
- the LOC126724880 gene encoding uncharacterized protein LOC126724880, with protein sequence MELQHFCHPKHPLIFNEEKIYDKYCYGCQEPILDSSYSCIKCKDYKFYHHKSCAELPLMFHHPLHPIHPLILINESTRHPEKEISRCELCKDYCGEYSYHCYRCNFNLHISCIVVQLEAKFHDHPLTPIGKSIIFTCDICGKEDKDVPNLCAPCSFWIHRKCGRFPHKVKVVRHKHLLHLTHSSLELHQFDSRFCQLCVREVNIKYGLYYCSRCDFVAHLNCAIAKENREDINLLEFKDEDDDPEFDEFIDLVAYKVKKTNVGEDGTEIATEIEHFSHEHDLKLTNEVLNNKKCNGCVRDILPPFYNCAKCNFFLHKSCVELPKKRRHPLHEHPLTLLSVASNKRKFFWCYACKRFCNGFTYLCETCDFKLDVPCSLVPEILTHPGHEHRLFLSSIPSDQNCNCCDSKVFPIFRCTICEFALDFKCATLPLFTRYKQHEHPFTLCYTTEDDSGEYYCEICEEERDPKHWFYYCVDCSYPAHPKCILGIYPNIKLHK encoded by the coding sequence AATGAAGAGAAAATTTATGATAAATACTGTTATGGGTGCCAGGAACCAATATTGGATTCTAGCTATAGTTGTATAAAATGCAAAGATTATAAGTTCTACCATCATAAATCATGTGCAGAACTACCCCTTATGTTTCACCATCCCTTGCACCCAATACATCCTCTTATTCTCATTAATGAATCAACGCGTCATCCTGAGAAAGAAATTAGCAGATGTGAACTTTGCAAAGACTATTGTGGTGAATATAGTTATCATTGTTACCGTTGCAACTTTAATCTTCATATCAGTTGTATTGTTGTACAACTCGAAGCCAAATTCCACGACCACCCATTGACTCCCATTGGCAAGTCAATTATATTCACTTGTGACATTTGTGGCAAAGAAGACAAGGATGTGCCCAATCTGTGTGCCCCATGTAGTTTTTGGATTCATAGAAAGTGTGGCCGTTTCCCACACAAAGTGAAAGTTGTACGTCACAAGCATCTCCTCCACCTTACCCATTCTTCTCTTGAACTCCATCAATTTGACTCCCGATTTTGTCAACTCTGTGTTAGAGAAGTGAACATTAAGTATGGGCTTTACTATTGCTCCAGATGCGATTTTGTTGCTCATCTCAATTGTGCTATAGCTAAGGAAAATAGGGAGGATATAAATTTGCTAGAATttaaagatgaagatgatgatccAGAGTTCGATGAATTCATTGACTTAGTAGCTTACAAAGTCAAAAAAACCAATGTGGGGGAGGATGGAACTGAAATAGCCACAGAAATCGAGCACTTCAGTCATGAGCATGACTTAAAGCTTACTAATGAGGTTTTGAATAACAAAAAATGCAATGGGTGTGTACGAGACATTCTTCCTCCTTTTTACAATTGTGCCAAGTGCAACTTCTTTCTTCATAAATCTTGTGTtgaattacccaaaaaaagacgGCACCCACTTCATGAACACCCACTCACCCTCCTCTCAGTGGCATCTAATAAGAGAAAGTTTTTTTGGTGTTATGCTTGTAAGCGTTTTTGCAATGGCTTCACCTATTTGTGTGAGACATGCGATTTCAAACTTGATGTTCCATGTAGTTTGGTCCCAGAGATACTTACCCACCCTGGTCATGAGCATCGACTTTTTCTCTCTAGCATTCCATCTGATCAAAATTGTAACTGTTGTGATTCTAAAGTTTTCCCAATATTTCGTTGTACCATTTGTGAATTTGCACTAGACTTCAAATGTGCTACACTACCACTTTTTACAAGGTACAAACAACATGAGCATCCCTTCACTTTATGTTATACTACTGAAGATGACTCTGGTGAATactattgtgaaatttgtgAAGAAGAACGAGACCCAAAGCATTGGTTCTACTATTGTGTAGATTGTAGTTATCCTGCTCATCCCAAATGTATTCTTGGGATATACCCAAATATCAAGTTACACAAATAA